The sequence GTACACACGCACTATTTCACTCACGCACACTCCCATGCTCTTACATGCTCACACAGAATCTCTCATGCAAACACTCTCACATTCACGCACTAATACACAGCACGCATTCTCATTCTCTCTCTTTGCACACAACACACATAGTCCTCTTTCACACACAACGTTCTATTacacacacactctcacacGCACCCCCCCTAACACTCTCACACACTCATTGACAAACGCTCTCTCACTACTAACGCACTCTCATTGTCACATGGACACACACTACACACGCTCCCTTACAAGCGATCAtaatcactctctctctctcaccttcAGTTTCACGCATTCTCGTTCTCACGCAAACTTTCTcacacactcattttgacattCTTTCTCACACATTCTCACTCACATCTACTAAAATCCTCCCTCACACTCtcacattttgacacattcgctCTCACGCACGCATTCTTactcacataaacacacacctTCCTCACACACAAATCTCTGATTCACACACAATCTTCCTCAATcacacactcattttgacataCTCTCTCAGTCACTTTCTCACTCACacacttgtttactgcaaatgcTCTCACACTCTCACGCCaactcattttgacattttttcacaTGCACACCCTCACTTACAAGCTATCataaccacccacactcacctTCACTTTCACACACTCGCTCTCACACTAACTTTCtcacactcattttgacataCTTTCTCACACGTTATCAATCACACATTCAACTAACATCCTTCCTCACACTCTCACGCATCTTGACACATTCTCTCTTTCACATATACAAACTCACTTTCTCACTCACACATATACCTAATACTCTCACACTCACGCAGATTGACAcattctctctctcacacatacacactcacccccacattcacacaaacacacgccctCCTCACACACAATCTCTGTCTGATTCACTCATTTTGACATACTCTCTCAACCTCTTTCTCACTCACACACTCGCTTACTGCAAATGCcctcacactcacacaaactcGTTTTGACATTCTCTCATACACTTTCACCACACACGCCATCCCTCACACACGCATTCTGACAccttctctctctcacacactttCTCACTCACATACAAATCCACGCAATAtcttaaatattgcacactctcacacacactgACCGTGTTGGCTCGGTTCCCAGCAGAAAACTATTCACTCTGCAATGAAAGACACAAAGCATAATGGAGTGCTTCTTTTTGCAGCAGAGCGGGACTTGTGATTTATGGCGGCGGGGATTTTCTCCGGCGTGATTCATCAGCCACACGTTTTTATTTGAGGCCGTAAATTGTACAAGGAGGCACGGAGACGCCTCGTTTGCTTTGTTAGCCGCGTCGTACATCAGCCGGTAACCGCCGCAACTTTGCTGCACGCCATATTTTTCGCTTAGTAGATTAGTACTAGTAcactctttgtcctcactagtaagaTAATTCAGTGCACTAGTAGCACTAACTAACTAGTCTTTTTTTCGCCCCAGCCgtccacaacttttttttcttggattcaATCAATTTTAAGGATCTGCCTGCGGAACCCTGAGTTGAAGTAGTAGTAATATTTGTGTGTTGCTCACTTGGAATTCTCTCCTGCTTCTTTGAGTTCTTGGTCCAGTCTGGAAGGTGAAAAGATAAACGTAAGATCGTGTCTGGTCAGGgtggcttgtgtgtgtgtgtgtgtgaggttcTCACCTAATGATGCACTCTGGGATGTGGACGCTCTCCATGGGGATGAGCTCCTGTAGCTCGTCCAAGCTGCTCACGTACTTGATCTTGCTGCTGAACTTGGTGCTGGAATAGAGCGTTCGTTGTTATCACAAGCGTCAACACTAACAGGCGCGAACAAAGACAATCACAGCATCAAAGACACCTCTTAACTTCAACggctacagcaaaaaaaaaaaaaagggggcggggAGCCAACATCAAAGACACCTCTAAGTTCTGTCTCGAACAAAATAAATGCCAACATCAAAGGCACGTTTAAAGTACAAAacctcaaataaacaaaacagcaacatCAAAGACACCTCTAAAAGTTGATGCCTGAATCATACACACAACATCAAAGAGAGCAGAACTTAAAAGGTTAATgcatcaaacacacacacacacacctctaaATTCCTTATGCCTCAAATCAACAATTTGGCAACCTCAAAGAAATCACTGAAATGTCAGTACctcctgcaaaacaaaataataacatcAAAGACACCTCTTTAAGGTTTATTCATTCTGCAAATCCCGCAACCAAGATGACAACATCAAAGGCACTTCTTAAAGGTTGAGTCCTCACCTCTAAATTCAATACCTTGACCAACCAAAATAGCAACATCAGAGACTCCTATTACAGGTCGTCTCAACAAAGCAACACCATCTAAGACACAAAGGTGAAGGCTAACGGAAACAAAGCGACAAAATCAAAGGACAACACATCTGAGGCTCAATGCTTCAAACGAACAAatcaaaaagacaaaatggcaGCACCAGACATCTCCACATTTTAGAACCACAAATCaacaaacatcaaagacacctCTTATGTTCAATgactcaaacaaacaaactgacaaaagcaaaacaacttaAATTTGATATCGAGAAGACacaaagacattttttaaacttcaataGCTAGAACAACacaacatcaaagacaacgTACCTGATGAATGGCTTGGTGATGGCCAGGATGGTCCTGATGAACCAAGATGGATGCAGGATGATGAAGGACTTCAAGTTCTTCCTGAGTCTGCGTGACAACAACACATATGTCATGATGGCGTGTTCACGTTTTGTTTCCACCCGACTCTCAAAGGCGCTCTACGGATTACCTTCGATCAATCATCTGGTAGCACTTCTTCAGCCAACCAAGGCCCGGCATTCTTCTGTGGGGCGTGGCCCCGTTCAGGTACACAATCATGTAGTCCTCTGCCACCATCAGCTCCAAAGTGCTGATCACGTAGCtggacgcacacacatgcacataaattaaaatgttcAGAACATTCAGCACTCGTTACCAAACTTGGTAAatggatgaattatttttgCGGtagtaataacataataaaCTGTATTAATATTAGTACTAGTAGTACTGGTTGCAGTGGTGGTAATAatgcaaagtaaaataaaataaaaaacaaacaaatatcaaAACACCTCTGATAAGTGATTCAAACATACAACAACGTGACAACATCAAAGACACCTAATTGAGGTTCAACACTTAGAAAGActctaaaacatcaaaagcaacTCTATAATGTTTAATGGCTCAACAACCAACTAAACAACATCAAAGACACCTCTAACATTAAAtgcctaaaacaaaacaatatcaaagtggaacctccaaagctCAATCCCATGAAGACTCAAAGAAACCTCTAACAATTCATACCTCAGCACAACATATgttgaacacaaaaaaatataaaagacagtggaacctctaaaatCTAATACATGTAATATCTACATCaaagacacacaaaaatggCAAATCCTAAAAAGAAAGCATCAAAGACACACTAACATTCAATGCCTCCatcaaacaaaacatcaaagtctgaagcctcaaacaaagaaaatgacaacaaaaacttCTAGCCTCCAATGCCTTCAACAAATCGAGACCATCAAAGACAAAAAGTGTCAATTTTTCCAATTGCGTGTATAAATATGTAGGCCTATGCAGCTCCACACCAACTCCAAAACTGTGCTCGTGGACATTAGCGACCTcgctctatttatttatttgtgcattttgtttatttattttctggctTCCTCCCGGCAGGCTAGCTGTCGTTCACTGTTAAGTGACGCCGtgcggagtaaaaaaaaaaggtgcaagcaCTTGCACGCacatttctctgctgtttgttagcTGCGAGGGAAAACCTCAATAAACCGGttgcacttgtttttttctgaaattaGATTTACTTGATTTTACATGACAGGACCGTCGGTTGCTTACTAAAAATGGACGTGCTTCAATTGAGCAACTTTAAACAAACTCACATTCACGTACACGCTAATATTAGCTTACTATTGCTAACCATTTCATCGTGTTGTTGTAgtggtagtagtaatagtatttAGAGGTGATTATTGGTAGTAACTGAGAATTATGAAGAGTGCACTCACAGGAAAAGGTTTTCCATGATGTCGTGGTAGTCGTCCCTGTCACTGTCTGGCAGGAAACAAGCGGCAAACACGATGATGGCGTTCACACCGTTGCCGTAATACCCtaaacagatgtttttttttagcataagaAAAAAAGGGTCacagtcattattattattttttattttatttttttaactgatcaTTGTGGTAATGCTTCAGACAATTATTTCTGAATGAACTAAGCGTTTTGTTCTtcagcaagttaaaaaaaaaaaaagtgtgagaaaGGGAAAAGAACGCTAAAATTAATGCATATTTTACGGCACCACAGGTCccacatttctttattttttttgtggttgttttCTTTGTAACAAAATAATTTGAGCGGACACTATGTAATTGATGTCTTAGCTTATTCCATTGTAATTTGTAGAAAAAGTCTGAACATTTATTTCAGACAATCATGGAAAAACATATTAGCATATCTGACTTTCCTAAGATATGCATTTTCTTCTCCCatgacaaaacaacacaaaaattaactaaaaacttTACCGTACATCAACAGGTTGCACTTTTTTTCGGTcatgtcaaaatgaacttgattAGACTTTTCGtaaactttttgtttgtttgttattttcacaagtttttcgaataaaaaaaaacactatattaACAAACTATTCTTTATAACAACTGgttctgcatttttttgtttttttcctgccacTTCTGCTGTAAATTAGCTGAA comes from Festucalex cinctus isolate MCC-2025b chromosome 15, RoL_Fcin_1.0, whole genome shotgun sequence and encodes:
- the prune2 gene encoding protein prune homolog 2 isoform X2, yielding MDLTSHSKMNSEGADGRPAPPTSLPLQGAGPQRKKLSAPRISLSLDQSEDDLGETPDDLDINVDDLDTPDEGDYLDYTDHEMDWDDPKADSRGRTSESYEAIPTFTAEEERQDVKLWRTVIIGEQEHRINMKIIEPYMRVISHGGYYGNGVNAIIVFAACFLPDSDRDDYHDIMENLFLYVISTLELMVAEDYMIVYLNGATPHRRMPGLGWLKKCYQMIDRRLRKNLKSFIILHPSWFIRTILAITKPFISTKFSSKIKYVSSLDELQELIPMESVHIPECIIRLDQELKEAGENSKVNSFLLGTEPTRANETGASAP